TCCTTGGCAATACGTCCCTGATTGCGGTCAAAGAAAGGAAGATCGATACTCACCCCCACCCCTATGGTTTGAATCCCGTCCGTATCTCTCCCGCCGGTTAATCCGAGATTTATCTTGGGGAACTGGGAACGGACAGCAGCTCGAACCCGTGCCTCCTGGCTTTCATACCCAAGCTTGAGGGCGAGCAGATCAAGTCTTTTAGTTTCGGCATCTTCGAAAAGCGTCTTGGCGGGAGGGCATTGTTCCAGTTGCCAAGCGATATCTTTCTCCAAAGGAACCATTCTCTGGGATGGCAATCCCAGCGCGCGATTGAAAGCAAGTCTTTCCTGCTCCACTGTCGATTGAGCATTGAGTACTCGGGAACTTGCTTCTTGTAGGCTGGTCTCCACCGCCGAGAGATCGAGCTGCGTTTTTACACCAAGGGCGACAGATTGCTTCACGTCTTTGAGCAATCGTTGGAAAAAGTCTTCAGCCTGTTTTGCCGCTACGAGCCGTTGACCGGCGATTACCAAGCGATAGGCGTGCAGACGTGCAGCTTCCGCAACTTGCCATTCCTGCCAGGCTATGCCAAGGTCCACTGCGGCAGCGTGCGCCTTTGCCGCATCAAGGCGCGCGCTGCGGGAGATGAGGGATGTAATGTCCCATCCCAAGCCGAGTCCAAAGCTATTAACCCTGCCCTGCGTGTCTCCACCTACGGGTATTCCCAAATCATAAGAAAGCTGGGGATTGGGCAGGATACCGGCCTGTAGGAGCTGGGCTGAAGCGATCCCTCGGCGGTCGCGGACGGCACGAAGAGTAGGGTTGGCAATGACGGCCAGGATCGCTGCCTCTTCCGGTGACAGTCCGTCGCGGTCATCAAAGGGGACTGGTTTCAGTAGGGGGTGTTTGAACCCGTTGGCCCGGAGTCGCACCTCCTGCATGTCAGGGGATATCAGCCCGGCATGAGCGGTTTCAGGGGTAATGGGCATCGGGCGGTACGTGGCGCAGCCACTGACCACGACAAGTGCAACGAGAATCCATCCTTTTAGCAGTAAGGACTCACCTATCATGAGGAAACGACCTCTCGATTCCGACATATTCCAGCCCATTTTGCTGTTGATTCTCCTGTGCACAATGCAACGATGCATATTCCGAAGGGAAAATCCCTCGGAACATACATCTAATATAAGCTTCTTGATTTACCGGGACTTGCCCCCAACTTTACCTTTTGGTAAAGTTGTGAGTCGTTATAGAGAGGATGGTTTGTTCGGAAGGAAAACGGTGAAGGAGCTTCCCGAGCCGGTACTTTTTGCAGTGATGTCGCCACCATGAGCACGGATGATAGCAAGCGCCAGGCTCAACCCGAGTCCGCTGCCGGCTGTTGAACGACTTTTGTCGCCACGGTAGAAGCGGTCAAAAATCCGGGGGATGTCTGTTTCATCGATGCCCACACCGGTGTCGGTGATTTCCACCTTAGCTCCAGCCTCCTCTGCGACGACGGACAGGGTCACGTTCCCACCAGGAGGAGTGTACTTGATGGCATTGTCCAGCAGGTTCGCCACAACGCGTTGCAGCCTTTGCCGGTCGCCAAGTATCATAACGGCCTTAGGCGGGTTGGACAGATGAATGCGTATGCGTCGATCCTCGGCCGCTGGAGCGAATAAGTCCACGGCATCTTCGACAATTTCTCGAATATCCAATGGCGCAACAGCAAGTTCGGCGACTCCCGAATCGGTCTTGGCGATTTCCAGCATCGTGCCAATCATCTCGATCAGGTCATCGCTTCCCTCGATGACCGACGCCGCCATTGCACGGAACTCATCAAGGTCTCCGTTGTTGCCTTTCAGGGTTGTCTCGGCGATACCGCGGATGCGCGTGATAGGGGTGCGGAGCTCATGGGCAACATTATCAGTGATCTGTTGTAACTCATTCAAAAGAGACTCTATTCGCTCCAACATGTCGTTGAAGGCCTGGACAAGAGCACTGATCTCTTCCCCTTCGCCGGTCACCGTCACCCTTCGACCGAAATCATGCCTTCCTATCCGGGTCGCTGTCTCCGTTACCCGCTTGACCCCCGACATCGCTTTCCTGGCCAATAGCCACCCGACGAGGCCGCCACACACCAACATTATCGCCAGGGCCGTTCCGAAGGTCTCACGGTATCTCTCCAGTAACAATTCGTCACCCTTGAGGGTGCTGCCGATCCTGATTACTTTTCCATCGGTGGCGGACATGGAAATCACTCTTATCTTGTGCCGATGTCCGGGCATGGAAATCGTTCGAAAAAACGTCTTGTTTTGGGAAGGGATAGCCGCATCCAAGGAAAGCATTTCAGGCCTATTCCACTCACCTAAATCGGATGTGGCCAGCAGCTTTCCTTCCGATGATATCAGTTCAAAAAACACACGTCCTGTTCCTCGTGATGCCGCCTCGCGCGTGAATTCGGCCTGGAGCGCTTTCACACCTTGTTCTATGTAAAGCGTTTTGAACTCCTTGGCCGTGTTCATGAGTTCATTGTCCGTCTGATCGTGGAGGTGTGCCGCGAGAAACACGTAAACAACCCCAAACACCGCCAAGGACAATGTGCTGAAGACCCCAAGGTACCAAAGGGTAAGCCGGAAGGTAGTCGTGCGCAGAAACTTAGTCCCGTTCTTCGAGAACATACCCGACACCCCGTATCGTGTGGATGAGATTGCCTCCAAACTGACGGTCAACCTTGTCCCGCAGGCGGCAGACCCGGGATTCGACCACCGTGGTGCGCGGGTCAAAATTGTAGTCCCAGACGTGTTCCATGATCATGGTTTTGGAAACAACCCGGCCGGCATTCCTCATGAGGTACTCGAGCAGCGCGAACTCCTTTGGTTGCAGGTCGATTTCAATGTCCTGCCTGAACACCTTCCGCCTTGCCAGGTCTATCTTGAGATCGCCTACGGAGAGTGTAGTTGGCTCACCCGCACGGGTAGCCCTCCTTATGAGCGCGTGAATGCGTGCGACTAATTCTGAGAAAGCAAATGGTTTCACGAGATAATCATCACCACCGGCCTGTAGCCCCTTGATTCTGTCATCGATTGAACTCTTGGCGCTCAGGACAATAACAGGAATCTCGCTGCCGTTGCGACGCATTTCATCAATTAGTGACAGACCATCAAATTTAGGCAGCATGATATCGATCACCGCGGCATCATAGGGCTCAGTCAGAGCAAGATGAAGGCCGTCTTCACCATCGGAGGCAAGGTCCACGGCGAAGCCTTCCTGTCT
The Dissulfurirhabdus thermomarina DNA segment above includes these coding regions:
- a CDS encoding TolC family protein, which encodes MGWNMSESRGRFLMIGESLLLKGWILVALVVVSGCATYRPMPITPETAHAGLISPDMQEVRLRANGFKHPLLKPVPFDDRDGLSPEEAAILAVIANPTLRAVRDRRGIASAQLLQAGILPNPQLSYDLGIPVGGDTQGRVNSFGLGLGWDITSLISRSARLDAAKAHAAAVDLGIAWQEWQVAEAARLHAYRLVIAGQRLVAAKQAEDFFQRLLKDVKQSVALGVKTQLDLSAVETSLQEASSRVLNAQSTVEQERLAFNRALGLPSQRMVPLEKDIAWQLEQCPPAKTLFEDAETKRLDLLALKLGYESQEARVRAAVRSQFPKINLGLTGGRDTDGIQTIGVGVSIDLPFFDRNQGRIAKERASRQQLFDEYTARLFETRADIDRLVAAIKATRQQLAAIDKSLSTGKALFENLSRAADAGQVDIFSYYKAVSAFYDKQVQRIELEQRMIELGIALEIASGRYGLVSKAGHTIQKPGQTTRMEMPK
- a CDS encoding sensor histidine kinase, producing the protein MNTAKEFKTLYIEQGVKALQAEFTREAASRGTGRVFFELISSEGKLLATSDLGEWNRPEMLSLDAAIPSQNKTFFRTISMPGHRHKIRVISMSATDGKVIRIGSTLKGDELLLERYRETFGTALAIMLVCGGLVGWLLARKAMSGVKRVTETATRIGRHDFGRRVTVTGEGEEISALVQAFNDMLERIESLLNELQQITDNVAHELRTPITRIRGIAETTLKGNNGDLDEFRAMAASVIEGSDDLIEMIGTMLEIAKTDSGVAELAVAPLDIREIVEDAVDLFAPAAEDRRIRIHLSNPPKAVMILGDRQRLQRVVANLLDNAIKYTPPGGNVTLSVVAEEAGAKVEITDTGVGIDETDIPRIFDRFYRGDKSRSTAGSGLGLSLALAIIRAHGGDITAKSTGSGSSFTVFLPNKPSSL
- a CDS encoding response regulator transcription factor, which encodes MRILIVEDDKQTAQFISKGLRQEGFAVDLASDGEDGLHLALTEPYDAAVIDIMLPKFDGLSLIDEMRRNGSEIPVIVLSAKSSIDDRIKGLQAGGDDYLVKPFAFSELVARIHALIRRATRAGEPTTLSVGDLKIDLARRKVFRQDIEIDLQPKEFALLEYLMRNAGRVVSKTMIMEHVWDYNFDPRTTVVESRVCRLRDKVDRQFGGNLIHTIRGVGYVLEERD